In Oryzias latipes chromosome 19, ASM223467v1, the genomic stretch aaaaaattaaaaaaaacatcattcccatttcattgcaacagtttaaaaattatactccacatgaccctcatcgacatgggggacaaacatctagcataataggcctccatctgattggtcaaagtataaagggatttatttgattcgttaaatgcttcaagctgctagaaaattgtgttaacacattttggctttgcgatttattgcgatattcgccgtcttttgcgatatgcatattgcagagctggatattgcgataacgataaatttgcggtatattgtgcaggcctactttccacctttatccacctttgtcgtggtagggagaacacatcaatgtaaaggttttggaggggggggtggggggtggggggggtcacaggatagcagaagggttgaAACCCCTCAcaacaatcactgcttactgatatTGTCTGGCTACATGGCAACTTGTGTTTGTctaaaaaagggcgacttagtTAGGTTGGAGATGGTAGTTTTTCTGGTGGTGACGTacactcgctccagttctcagatatAACTAGTGTTTTAAATCCAAAGTATTTATATCGTTTCAGACTGATGTATTATAGGTTCAAATCCAGTTTACTAAACTGTTCTTAGTTAGAGTCCAGCATTACATAGTTCTGACAATGTTAAAATAGTTTAGTTCACTGGCAACagcaaataatttaataaagtgCCTGGATGATTTTCAAACTCATTGTCAGGTCCGATGACGTGAGAATGCTACTTGAGCAAATGAGGAGGAGCACAGCCCTCATTGCCCAGAGGCTGGAAAATGCAGGGTCTCCTGTGTCAGATGGTGCCAGCAATTCCTCTAGCCCGAGTGTTTCTGCTGAGTCAAGTGGATCTGTGGTAGCTGCAAGGTGCTCTCTCAGTGGTGACACTGTTTTTCATTGAGATATTTTTTCATGACTGAAAGTGTATTGTAAAAAGACTTAATGTGTTTACTTTTTCTTCCTCGATGACATCCAGATACACCATGTCTGCACCAGTACCACAACTGCATTGCACCCCAATGATGGCATCTCAGCTTTTACACACCCCAAGTATACCTTCTTCCTCCAGGGATGATAATGTCCAAAGAGACCTGGCTCGCTTATTTCGACCCTACAATACTCTGAGTTGCAGTGGAAGAGGTCCtgcacaaagaagaaaaaaagaagtgccatggtcacacttttttttttgtctgccagAACCTGAGACAGTGTCTGTCCCTACCAAGGAGGAGGCTCTTTATTACGAGGAATGCGGAATTGGGAAGAAACTAGTCACATTTGCCAGAAATACAGGAGATCACAGTTTCTTGTCGGAACATCTTTACTCTGCATTTCCCCTTTTGACAGAGGCTGGGGGGTTTTCTCTGGCGAAAAGTGACAGGAGGAAGCAGTTAAGTCTGCTTCCTATTCCAGCAAGTGGATATTCATTAGAATACCTTCGATGTAGAGTGGAAATAAAAAGGGCTCCACTCTACATTATTCCCCTCCAAAGAGCATTGACATTACAGCCACCACACATCGAGGTAAAAGTGTAGCCCACAAATTTGCTTTCTCTTGTAATACACCAGTGTAATTCAgataaaatataatttgtttCGTATGATTGCAGACCACTGCTGTGATGGAGAGGTGCCTATCATGCCAGGTGAATGTACCACTGTGTGGGCTCGCacaacacataaaaacatggtaagtaaaaaaatcattaaaaatatttatcaatTATTATAAAGGAAATGCCAAACTGAAGTAACAgtgaaaataattaattttttttatgcaacttCAAAGTGCCCAAACACAGGAAAGAGCTGAAGAAGCACAGTTGTTGTCGGATGAAAGGTAGTGAATTAATGTTgatttttgcacatgttttaaatttatttagcaATGATggaatatacttttttttttttttacagaacagacaatgaagatgaagatgcagACCTTGCTGCTGCAATTTTCGAGTCACTCCAGGCAGATGTGGTAGTCCAAATTGAAGAGTAAGTTAACATTCAATGCTTCAAACAGCATATGTATGGTCATGAAAAAGCTGGGTCCTTGAAAGTTTGTGGAAAATTAAATCTTCAGcaaagttttggaaaagtcatgaaatttcacactttttttgcaGGCCGCCTATTGTTCTTGATATTGAGCAAGGTGAACAAGAGTAAGTGACACtttagtttcattttatttcctacCTTCTGTCATTTAATCAACATTAAATATGCTAAAAGTGTAATATGAATTTCGAAGACATTGTTTTCTAAATTGCAAAGTGTGGGCtaagaaaaattgttttttttttttttacagaaaagattTGACGTCTATTTTGAAGGACCTCCAAAGCCAGGTGGATGAGGGACCTGCCCCCCCTCATAACTGCATCCATGTGACAAGGGATTTTGTTTTGGACAGCGCCTTCAGGGCACTCAGAAGACAGCGCTTTAATCCTCGCCATCGGATTGACATCGTTTTTATTGACGGCGCTGGACAATCTGAGGGTGCTGTTGATGACGGAGGGCCGACCAGGGAATTTTTCAGGCTGTTAGTTGTTGCCATTAAAGACAGCATTTTCTTTAGTGGGAGCGAAGACGGCAAGAACTTAACACTGGTATCTCGGGGTATGTAAACTGTAATGCCATTTATAATAGTAGTAGTCTTTCTAGTATCTTGATTCAAaggccattttgtagtgctgtccgaatctacaattccaaaattgaacACAAACCTTCTAATTTTACagaaatctttttgaaaaaccagtgtgcagtGATTATCTCTACatcggcaaatatagaccacaacttttgagaaaaaaaatgtgttccaatgtaatgttttaataaaccatcaacatttttcatcatcagaacactgCAGAGTCATAAATAGTCTCTAAACGATCATTAATAAGATTTTTGATTGCAACCAGTAGCTAGATGAAGTCATTTCTCCGGTTTGAATCAGTGATGTgtgaaatgttcaaatgttttgaacatttcaattcATACCATTGATTTCACTtatttgtctttcagctctgGCTTCTGGGGAATATAAATTGGTGGGGAAAATGATTGCTCTTGCCCTCATTCATGGAGGCACAAAGCCATCATTTTTCTCAGAAAGATTGTATACAGAAATATCTGGGCAAGAAACATCAGATGTGACCTTGGAGGAAGTGGATGACTGGGACGTAAAAGGCAAACTTCAAAGGGTATTTTCTATAAAGTTTTACCATCTTCTGGCGGTTAGCAGTTTAATGTGTAAGCCAGCATATCCATGCACTTCCTGACTCACATCAGTGTAATGATTCCATTTTCAATCAATCAGATATACTGCCCACAAGAAGTTGAAGTTGTAATTGCCATatgtacattaaaaaagaaaaaacatcaggaaacaaattattttctcaaattgAGTACACAGGTCTTTGTTGCTTTGTATGCTaatgaaagggacaaaataaGAATTTGCCCCTTACTTGCTGTAATAGATGGTCATGTAATGAATTATGCTTTTTTGTAGATAATGGATGCAACATCCTTGGAGGAGGCACAGGATGCTGTGGCAGAGGCCTGCGGGTTCCTGTCTTTGCTGGGTTGTGCATCATTTTTATCAACCTTTGAGCAAAGACTCACCCTTGTGAAAGAGGCAGCCAGGGCTTTTGTTGTGGGGCGCACACAAGGTGCCAGAACACAGTAAGTATTTAGGATTTCTTCGCAGCCAATTATTCCCGCTGTTTCTGTATTATAAAATGTATTGACCAAAATTTTAATTCAAGTATGAATATTTTACAGGCTTGTTGAAGGCTTGGAAACCCTGGGTGTTGCGGAAGCAGTGCGAAGTAATCCTGGGACTCTGAAAGCTTTGTTTGTTGGGGGCCAAAAACAGGTTCAGTTGGAAGAGCTCCTCAAGCTCTTCAATGTGTCTTTTTCTGCTCCAGGAAGCAACAGGAGGCAGTTGGAAAACACTGCTTTCATATTTTGGAAGGACTGGCTGCTGGAGGTGGACGGTaatgtgatttatttaaattgtcaaaatcttttaaaaatgtcagccTTTTGATTAGAGTTTTTAATTGCCTGCAGTGCAAATACAtattacatttgtgtttttcatttcagaGGGAAGCAGGCCAGTGACTCTAGGGCAGATTCTTGTGTTTGCTTCAGGGACAGACACCATTCCACCACTGGGATTTCCCACTCGcccaaaacttgtttttttacattgggAAGGGGTTCCAAGAATTTTTCCTGAAGCAAACACATGTGATGTAACCTTACGGCTGCCATTGCACTCCAGCTACTCGGCTTTTGTGGAGCACATGGAGTCGGGGATAATCCAGTCCCCCACTTTCGGCTTTGCCTAGTTGTAGGTAGCGCAACGaagtttctttattctttttatgagtttttttttatttatttaacctttatttaaccaggaaagtcccattgagattaaaaacctcttttcctAGGGAGTCCTGGCAGTTATTCTTTTAGTTTATACaaacaattttgaaaatgaattatCTTCTGAATTATGTGAATGTGTATAGCAGTTAAAATAATACTACAGTAAAAGAGGCATAACGATCAAATTGCATCTCACTATtacaaaatcaaattaaatgatcaaattaaATCTGAATTATAATGAGAGTACCGGGGGAGAAAAAACtaatctttctctctctcttttcagCTTTCCAGAATTGCAAATCCTGAGGGaatattttctttcatgttAAAGACAAATTGCAAGTTTTGTCGAATTCTGttaataaatttttttattgtttaattaaaTCAATAGCATTTGTCTCTTCATTTCCAATTTTCAAAGGCCTTAGCATTTAGTGCAATTTATTGAATCAACTGAGTTGTTTGGGAACTGGAGTGCGGCCCCACGACCCGGTCCTGGACGAGCGGAGGAAGGTGTTTGGTATGAAACTTTGGTATTAGTTTAATGATTGCTTATCTCTCTTTAAAGCTTCTGACAAAATGTCATAGATGACTTACCTTCTCAAATTTTAGTGGTTCGAGTAACTTACATTAATGGAAATAATGCAAATCTTCGACtggattttaatattttctttgtaaTCTGTTATGCATTCATTTGACCACAAAATGGCGCTCTCAGGACCAGTGTTGTGCTCTTTTTAGCCCGTCTGATCCTCGTTTATCCACCCGATTTGTgacatgtttgataaatttctgttatttttaaagacttaaataatagtttcatcTCCATATTTAATTGAAGCCATACCTTGTGTATGAATTATCGCCCTAACCCATATATAGcgcggtcgccattttgtagggTTTTCCGAATATACAGTTTAAAAATCttgtgcactagaaatttcccagactTTGGTTTTACTcccagtgcccccagaaatattgctctcctcatctttatcatgccaaatgctctctccaccacagagtgTGTCCTGGTTGTGACGGGccacattcctcatgggttccttGTAGGatgtcagcagcgtgatgggatgtgcaatgcagAGATGCCCACCATcgcccaaaaggatccttcaggtgggtaatgttttatatacataaattgggcttttacgtataTACAgtgaatcatggattgatctttgattcccaacaaaaatatctataaatttgaCATTACAGTCACATACAGCCTGcatttgaatggaataaaaaagcttcctgttaaaataacaagctgaattttctttggggcctttattcttatttgGCAGCCATCGATGCTCCCCACGACCTTTTGGAATATGGaagaccaagcgagctgctataaaaccagaggtgactaatggcagttcattcccactgggaagctggatgaccctgctcatcagctggaggataaGGTCTGTCGTCCTGTGGACAATGTCActcacagtggaccgtggcatgtcaaaggtCCTGGCTACCACAacgtaagatgtgccacacgccacccagaaaagaaacaccaacatctcagcctcttgtccccccagagtgtgaggaacccgaagctgctccatcagatgctcgatggtcctgcgggtcaaccgaaaatCCGGTCTTGTGTCGGATTGACCGTTAGcgtaaagggccaggacagacGCCTTTATGTTTGCTAAGCAGTCGAGACGttgaagaccctgtaaaatggaaaattaatatatttcatttaggaaattaaatatcattttttgaatgtttctatttatttttgatgtcttacattttagtttatgaagtATTTTTAAATGCTGAAAAATCTCGTGTTTTTATTATGGGTAAAGaatgaaattatttaaaaaatgaaagtatttttgttttaaacaagtgatatgatttgactctgaataaaaaatactaaactttgaactcacaagtgtttcatgtagttacACTATACAACTCATAAtccaatgttaaaaaagaatgttaaacttaCCCAGCAGattgtgtaaccttgagcacaattagtgacaaatgcttaagtttaaaaaaaatgttttttacgtTTAACTCGcaagttgttcatgtctggccTGGGCAtacagaggaaatcttctgagacgtctgcttctccttgacgccctgtgatgctgcatatctgctcgttttcggtttgatctcacgaaaaacggttgaattattgccaacaGGAACATGGACAGATTCATATTCAAAGCTATATTTCAGTaaagtagaagagaaaactaatgaaaagaaatgcctccttgcaaggccccgtaaatcgttcagcgacaaaaaaataaatattgccatggactaatgacttgagggtttatttctgaagaaatacattaaatcaacaccaatgtttttgtaattttattattaataaatcagccacgtttttcatgatcagaacacagcacattcataaatagtcttcgtaaaatgttcatatttattatgtcattctccgcgttaaatagaagtagttcgcctccagatcagatggtggcggtaatgcgccactttgttttcgtgtcAAGCGTTGTATGCatggcccccccacccccaccctttcTGGCAATACGCGTTTGAgggaatatcaaaataaagttcatcttaaaaacgtgttgtcatggttaaccctgacgtctgctttgataaacatttctttttcgttccgtggtagtacaggaaaaaatttaccggccgtacaaaggacttttctgacgactttggcaaaatttgaaaaacgagaACATCTAACGACAAAACACGGGGAAAcgtcgtagctaacgacagtagctatcgacagtagctaacgacagtagctatcgacagcagctaacgacagtagctaaTGACATTAGCTATCGACAGCAGCTAACGAGAGTAGCTATCGACAgcagctaacgacagtagctaacgacagtagcaaaCACCGTAGCTATCGTCAGTAGCTAACGACCggagctatcgacagtagcaacggttgctaagtcctgacgacaaagtgagacgaccaaagacatagacagtggacac encodes the following:
- the LOC111946466 gene encoding uncharacterized protein LOC111946466, producing the protein MIFKLIVRSDDVRMLLEQMRRSTALIAQRLENAGSPVSDGASNSSSPSVSAESSGSVVAARYTMSAPVPQLHCTPMMASQLLHTPSIPSSSRDDNVQRDLARLFRPYNTLSCSGRGPAQRRKKEVPWSHFFFCLPEPETVSVPTKEEALYYEECGIGKKLVTFARNTGDHSFLSEHLYSAFPLLTEAGGFSLAKSDRRKQLSLLPIPASGYSLEYLRCRVEIKRAPLYIIPLQRALTLQPPHIETTAVMERCLSCQVNVPLCGLAQHIKTCAQTQERAEEAQLLSDERTDNEDEDADLAAAIFESLQADVVVQIEEPPIVLDIEQGEQE
- the LOC111946467 gene encoding G2/M phase-specific E3 ubiquitin-protein ligase-like; the protein is MIALALIHGGTKPSFFSERLYTEISGQETSDVTLEEVDDWDVKGKLQRIMDATSLEEAQDAVAEACGFLSLLGCASFLSTFEQRLTLVKEAARAFVVGRTQGARTQLVEGLETLGVAEAVRSNPGTLKALFVGGQKQVQLEELLKLFNVSFSAPGSNRRQLENTAFIFWKDWLLEVDEGSRPVTLGQILVFASGTDTIPPLGFPTRPKLVFLHWEGVPRIFPEANTCDVTLRLPLHSSYSAFVEHMESGIIQSPTFGFA